Below is a genomic region from Sutterella megalosphaeroides.
GAACCCAGATGTTGCCGACGAGAAGAAGCGTGATCGGGATGATCGGAACGAGCGCGTTGAGAGGATTGGGCTTGAAGTCCGGCTCGTTCTTCTGGAGCTTCGATTCGTCGACGCGGGCTTCGGTCGAGCCCTTGTGGTCGCCGAGGACGAAGCAGACGATGAGGATGCCGACCACCGAGATGGCGCCGATCATGAAGGAGTAGGGCGCATGGTAGGCAATGAAGTCCATGACGTCCATCTTGGCCATGTTGGCGACGTACGGGTTGTGCGAGGTACCCGGCGAGAGGTACGAACCGATCGTACCGCCCAGAACCGCGGCGGCGGCCGCAGCGGGCTTGATGCCCGCACGGAGCATCACCGGAATGAGGGTCGAACCGACGGCGGCGGCGCAGCCCGCGGCCGAAGGAATGGCGATGTTCACGAAGAAGGTGATCGTCGTGCACACCGGGATGAGGAAGATACCGAGGCCGCGAATCGGGCTCGCCAGGTAGTGAACGAGCGAGCGGTCAGCGCCCGTGTATTTGGCGACGTACGCAAAGCCCATCGACGAGCAGATCGCCATGACGAGGCTCGAGTTCGTCATCGATTTGGCAAAGGCGTCGAGGCCGCCCATCAGGTCCCAGGAAATGATGCAGAGGAAAAGACCCGACGCGATCAGCACGAGACGCGTTTCGTAGCGTTTGATGAGGGCCCAGACGGCCACACCCACGACCACCAAGGCAATCCAAGCGTTAATGCCCATAGTGATACTCTCCTAATGTTTTGTTTTTGCGGTCCGAGCCCGGGCTCCGAAAAGCGCGCGGTGCTGGGCCGCTTTCAATCGATCCGTTCTTCCGTTTGTCAAGACTTTCCAAGGGGTCCGCTTTGACAAACGGTTGCGGTGCTTGTGCAAAGTATGCCGAATCCGGAAACTTTTCTTTACGGGGCTTACCCTAGAAAAACGGAATTTCTCCAGGATTACCGCGCGTTTTTTGACCGAACAGGCATCCGAATATTCGACGGGGTGCCTCAGATCGAGAGAATCGTGCGGCGGTAGTGGCGCAGTTCGTCGATGCTTTCCGCGATGTCGGAGAGGGCCTGGTGCTTCGTCGACTTCGTGCCAACCCAGACCTTGTCGGGCGCCCAGCGGCGGGCGAGTTCCTTGAGGGTCGAGACGTCGATCGAGCGGTAGTGGAAGTAGCGCTCCATTTCGGGCATCCAGCGCGCCATGAAACGGCGGTCCTGACCGATCGTGTTACCGCACATCGGGCTCTTCCCCTCGGGAACGAAGCGGCGGAAGACTTCCACGAAGCGCTTGGCGGCTTCTTCTTCGTCGACGGTGCTCTCCAGCACGCGCTTCACAAGGCCCGACTTCGTATGCGTTTCGGTGTTCCACGCATCCATCCCGTCGATCACCGAGCGGTCCTGACGGATCGCGATGACGGGGCCCTCGTGCAGGATGTTGAGGTTCTTGTCCGTGATGATGGCGGCCACCTCGATCACGCGGTTCACTTCGGGCTGCAGGCCCGTCATTTCCATGTCGATCCAGATGAGGTTGTCGTCCGCATAGGACGGGTCGCGCTGAGGAACTTCGACCATGAGTCGCTCCTTCTTCGTGGGTTAAACGGCATCTTCGCCGCGGGAGCGCTCGAGCGCCCCCGCATCGTGCCGCCATTCTAACGAGGCCGAACGCGGTCCGAAAAAACCTTCGGGCGGAAAACCCCTGATAATGTCGGATTCGAGTTACTTTTTCCGGAATCGTCCGCGAGGACGATTTTGTTCCGCCCGGCCGCCCGCCTGCTTGTTCCATGACACTCTCGGCAAACAACTTCGAACACCTCTTTCTCGGCGCGCTCGCGCTCTTCGTGGTCCTCGAATGCGTCCTCACGATGCTGCAGACCCATGCCGCGGACCGTGCCGCCCGGCACCTGCCGGAACCCTTCGTCGGACGACTCTCCGAAGCGGCGCACCGCAAAGCGGCCGACTACACGGGCGAAACGGCGCAGGCGGCGCTTCTTCTCACCTTTCTCGGCGCGGCCTTCGCGCTTCTCATGACGTTCGGGCACGGACTCACCTTTCTGACGGCGCTTGCGATGGGGCTCTCCTCGAACATGCTCGTCGTGCAGTGGACGCTCCTTGCGCTCCTGCTCGGTGCGGCCGCGCTCCTGGAATTTCCCTTCGGCTGGTTCGCGCGCTTTCGCGTTGCCGAACGCTACGGCTACATGCGACGCGAGCGCGGACCGTGGCTTGCGCGCACCGCGCGCGAAACGCTCGCGGGCTGGCTCGTCGCGTTGCCGCTCGTCGCCGTTCTCATGGCGCTTCTTGAAGCGACGGGCGAATACTGGTGGGTTGCGGGCTGGGTGCTCTGGGTCCTCTACCTCGTGTGGCGCTGGGGCTT
It encodes:
- the orn gene encoding oligoribonuclease, whose product is MVEVPQRDPSYADDNLIWIDMEMTGLQPEVNRVIEVAAIITDKNLNILHEGPVIAIRQDRSVIDGMDAWNTETHTKSGLVKRVLESTVDEEEAAKRFVEVFRRFVPEGKSPMCGNTIGQDRRFMARWMPEMERYFHYRSIDVSTLKELARRWAPDKVWVGTKSTKHQALSDIAESIDELRHYRRTILSI
- the dcuC gene encoding C4-dicarboxylate transporter DcuC, whose translation is MGINAWIALVVVGVAVWALIKRYETRLVLIASGLFLCIISWDLMGGLDAFAKSMTNSSLVMAICSSMGFAYVAKYTGADRSLVHYLASPIRGLGIFLIPVCTTITFFVNIAIPSAAGCAAAVGSTLIPVMLRAGIKPAAAAAAVLGGTIGSYLSPGTSHNPYVANMAKMDVMDFIAYHAPYSFMIGAISVVGILIVCFVLGDHKGSTEARVDESKLQKNEPDFKPNPLNALVPIIPITLLLVGNIWVPAMKMGVAQAMVLGAVIGLVVGRANPQNFTKEFFNGTGKGYADVMGIIIAAGVFAAGLRSAGLIDAFVSMLKDSNDIARWGGSIGPWIMGVITGSGDAATLAFNETVTPHAADFGMTIEGLGGLAFLTGAAGRTMSPIAGVTILVSGIAMVSPIEVVKRTALPMTVAVIACALLMV